A region from the Methanofollis liminatans DSM 4140 genome encodes:
- a CDS encoding DUF365 domain-containing protein translates to MTAITGVTFPIPKTYMTRFFDEGKTVFIKPATVFKELKPGMKLVFYQSHEDTGYVGEARIKGVIITDDPLTFFETFGDAIFLTQEEVKAYVQNQERWQGVRVRKGDGKKKAWIALELEAIRHYKTIQKPDRFVPVGGKYLRE, encoded by the coding sequence ATGACAGCGATCACTGGCGTCACCTTCCCCATACCAAAAACCTACATGACCCGCTTCTTCGACGAGGGCAAGACCGTCTTCATCAAACCGGCCACCGTCTTCAAGGAACTCAAACCCGGCATGAAGTTGGTCTTCTACCAGTCCCACGAGGACACCGGCTATGTCGGCGAGGCAAGGATAAAGGGGGTCATCATCACCGACGATCCTCTCACCTTCTTTGAAACCTTTGGCGACGCGATCTTCCTGACGCAGGAGGAGGTGAAGGCCTACGTCCAAAACCAAGAGCGCTGGCAGGGCGTTCGGGTCAGGAAGGGGGATGGTAAAAAGAAAGCCTGGATTGCCCTAGAACTCGAAGCGATCCGCCACTATAAAACAATACAGAAACCTGACCGGTTTGTTCCGGTCGGCGGAAAGTATCTGAGGGAATAG
- a CDS encoding AAA family ATPase, translating into MLRLKRLKVKNCRGIIDGPDVVFGTGGAVICGDNGTGKSSYIDALEKVLTGKCSSLDIGAQELSWKKQGTHIRSDSNPEIQMILTDGNKDETVSLGKSTESFPKDVQKFLKASQESKFILRRRILLDFIEAKPAQRYKAIEGFLNVDRYVAFEQKLIDHKKDLEKGVKELDDKISQNKQEIRKILKIDPKIPITKECLIEQFNICLKDAGIREVTDFEEFEVCVGIIDADLRSFQNISQWQGIIDFSKELANAPSYSEVIRSEEEYYSASKEFKIESGTLKGQLYEKVLQDGLRWIKEDALEQCPLCNSPINADEIQKFVQQKINEHKSIIASKNICNAKYNLFFQAISNYAKFLEKTRRTWDELLKVPLIDRYDTFQKVIEEIVASNSKISEPEKIEQELARLLEFDGNAIIHSMKEVIDERCASSPDIDRYKKLIDLKNSIAAVLLHHSTIQGSINTKNNTKVVSEQITQISEYATKARKEAIKILMSEIGKVTNEYYQYIHPGESIGSPAFELPDGGSGSIKIISEFYGTEDDPRGHYSEGHVDSLGLCIFLAIRRFQYNQNPNLSLLVLDDVLQSVDAGHRRKTAEMIFEKFNDHQIVITTHDLLWFEYLKQASKRHMRSKKLKYYKISDWNIDTGPIFGDHLNDYEWLISKNAGKSNPQDKAIKAGRVLEEILQNLCNNLNVSVRFSLSSKYTIDPLWNAFYSKSKEFNSFYSSNKKCLDTIEKTRTMRNWAGAHWNSWATNLTESEAREFCDAVIGFRKGVFCEHCNEFIRRISEIDNLWSCKCEKIRYKKGE; encoded by the coding sequence ATGCTTCGACTCAAGAGGCTGAAAGTGAAGAATTGTCGCGGGATCATTGATGGGCCGGATGTAGTATTTGGAACAGGTGGGGCAGTAATCTGTGGAGATAATGGCACAGGTAAGAGTTCATATATCGATGCTCTTGAAAAAGTGCTAACGGGGAAGTGCTCATCCCTTGACATCGGTGCTCAGGAGCTCTCATGGAAAAAGCAGGGGACTCATATTCGCTCTGATTCAAATCCTGAAATTCAAATGATTCTAACTGACGGCAATAAGGATGAAACGGTCTCTCTTGGAAAAAGTACCGAGTCTTTCCCTAAAGATGTTCAAAAATTCTTGAAAGCCTCTCAAGAAAGTAAATTCATCCTTCGACGTCGAATACTCCTCGATTTTATTGAAGCAAAACCAGCGCAGCGATACAAGGCGATTGAAGGTTTTCTAAATGTTGATCGATATGTGGCGTTTGAACAAAAGTTGATCGATCATAAAAAAGATTTAGAGAAAGGGGTGAAGGAATTAGACGATAAAATATCTCAAAATAAACAAGAAATTCGAAAAATCCTTAAAATTGACCCCAAAATCCCAATAACAAAGGAGTGCTTGATTGAACAATTTAATATCTGCTTGAAGGACGCCGGAATAAGGGAAGTCACAGATTTCGAGGAGTTTGAGGTATGTGTAGGGATTATCGATGCAGATTTGAGATCTTTTCAAAATATTTCTCAATGGCAAGGTATCATTGATTTTTCCAAAGAACTCGCCAATGCTCCTTCGTATTCAGAAGTTATAAGATCCGAAGAAGAGTATTACAGTGCTTCTAAGGAATTTAAAATTGAATCTGGGACATTAAAAGGACAATTATATGAGAAAGTACTTCAGGACGGCCTTCGTTGGATAAAAGAAGATGCTCTCGAACAATGCCCCCTCTGCAACTCCCCTATAAACGCAGATGAGATTCAGAAATTTGTTCAACAAAAAATTAACGAACATAAGTCCATCATTGCATCTAAAAATATTTGTAATGCAAAATATAATCTTTTTTTTCAGGCGATTTCAAATTATGCTAAATTTTTGGAGAAAACTCGTAGAACTTGGGATGAACTGCTGAAAGTACCGTTGATCGACAGGTATGATACCTTTCAGAAGGTAATTGAGGAGATAGTAGCAAGTAATAGTAAAATCAGTGAGCCTGAAAAAATAGAACAAGAACTTGCTCGATTACTCGAATTTGATGGAAATGCAATCATTCATTCAATGAAAGAAGTGATTGATGAGAGATGCGCTTCATCACCAGATATTGATCGATATAAAAAATTAATAGACCTGAAAAATTCGATCGCAGCCGTATTACTTCATCATTCGACTATTCAAGGCTCCATAAATACAAAAAATAATACTAAAGTTGTTTCCGAACAAATAACGCAAATATCTGAATATGCAACGAAAGCCCGCAAAGAAGCAATTAAAATTCTAATGTCTGAGATAGGAAAAGTGACCAATGAATATTATCAGTATATCCACCCTGGCGAATCAATAGGCTCTCCAGCATTTGAGCTCCCAGATGGAGGATCAGGAAGTATAAAGATCATCAGCGAATTTTATGGGACAGAAGACGATCCCCGCGGTCACTATAGCGAGGGACATGTTGATTCACTCGGGCTTTGTATATTTTTAGCGATTCGAAGGTTCCAGTATAACCAAAATCCTAATCTTTCATTGCTTGTGTTGGATGATGTACTACAAAGTGTAGATGCTGGTCATCGTCGAAAAACAGCAGAAATGATCTTTGAAAAATTCAACGATCACCAAATTGTAATTACAACACATGATCTTCTATGGTTTGAATATTTAAAACAGGCTTCAAAACGTCATATGAGGAGTAAGAAGTTAAAGTATTACAAAATTTCAGATTGGAATATTGATACAGGTCCGATATTCGGAGATCATCTGAATGATTATGAATGGTTAATATCAAAAAACGCTGGAAAATCCAACCCTCAGGATAAAGCGATAAAAGCAGGTCGAGTGCTGGAGGAAATTCTTCAGAACCTCTGCAACAATCTAAATGTTAGCGTCCGATTTAGTCTTTCAAGTAAATATACAATAGATCCCCTCTGGAATGCATTTTATTCAAAATCAAAAGAATTTAACAGTTTTTATTCCTCTAACAAGAAATGTCTTGATACAATCGAAAAAACACGAACCATGCGGAACTGGGCAGGTGCTCACTGGAACTCATGGGCAACAAATTTGACTGAAAGCGAAGCACGGGAATTTTGTGATGCAGTAATTGGTTTTCGGAAAGGTGTATTTTGTGAACATTGCAATGAATTTATTAGAAGAATTAGTGAGATTGACAATTTATGGTCCTGTAAATGCGAAAAAATCCGATATAAAAAGGGTGAATGA
- a CDS encoding EVE domain-containing protein, with translation MTYWFASSNRDNWEIIRKKNIWGIPKRNKAIIQRVKIGDAIVIYVAQKKEGDTVLPSAVVGAYEIVSEGYEDHKPVFITPESMGDEIFPYRVKLQPIKIFTEPVEFKPLIPRLMFIKNKTMWTGHIRVAMREIPKEDYEYIMKAAETHRD, from the coding sequence ATGACCTACTGGTTCGCCTCTTCCAACCGCGACAACTGGGAGATAATCCGGAAAAAGAACATCTGGGGGATACCAAAACGGAACAAAGCGATCATCCAGCGCGTAAAGATCGGCGATGCGATCGTCATCTATGTCGCTCAGAAAAAGGAGGGGGATACGGTCCTTCCCTCAGCAGTTGTGGGAGCCTATGAGATCGTCTCGGAGGGGTACGAAGACCACAAGCCCGTCTTTATCACGCCAGAAAGCATGGGCGACGAGATCTTCCCCTACCGAGTCAAACTCCAGCCCATCAAAATCTTCACCGAGCCCGTCGAATTCAAGCCCCTGATACCCAGACTGATGTTTATCAAAAATAAGACCATGTGGACCGGTCACATCAGGGTTGCGATGCGGGAGATCCCAAAAGAGGATTATGAATATATTATGAAGGCAGCAGAGACCCACAGGGACTGA
- the brxL gene encoding protease Lon-related BREX system protein BrxL — protein MNSGEHFELDDLDRKLVAAFPGRVVRKDLVHKLKVGFSIPVYVLEYLLGKYCSTTDEKGVNEGLQLVKGAIAERVVRADQGELIKARLKRSGSMKIIDLVTVTFDEKDQGGKYWAHLATSGLDKVHIEEDFVEKYERVLTGGVWSNIELVYDENIVHGNVTRPFVIANMKPIQIASARMDEWIEARRQFTREEWVDILLRSIGYEPTHPDLTWRVKLLILLRLIPMVEKNYNLIELGPRETGKSFVYREISPYAILLSGGQGSVPDLFGWKNRKDKPGLVLKNDLVAFDEVAGSHFKNETNKQMFKGYMEQGSFSRGDDKGTLSAEAGIVFNGNIDGDVESIARTSHLFSPLPETIRNDTAFHDRWHAYLPGWEMLKLKPDHFTQHMGFVADYMAEIFHNGLRPLNYTDTYDEFFSFGNHVGQRDRKAVVRTVSGLMKLLHPDGTCSKEEMAEYVSTGLEMRRRVKEQLKRMNPIEFSRVNLSYLDKETGEEYIAECSEMGVTKLIPDGPLAPGDVFSIGWDPTLGRVMLFRIQVAAIPGSGRLRVVGLTSKALKESVQMAYNYLRLNCKKLGLEQDIGSYDLNIQVMSPGHAKEAEDMGVAFYVAILSAIVNKPLGGGLIILGEMTLHGILARVEYLGDRMRVAMDAGAKRVVIPTINAADFGNIPPELLDKIRVEFYSDPMQAAFKAISET, from the coding sequence ATGAATTCTGGTGAACACTTCGAACTCGACGATCTCGACAGGAAACTCGTCGCCGCATTCCCCGGCAGGGTCGTCAGAAAGGATCTCGTCCACAAATTAAAAGTGGGCTTTTCCATCCCCGTGTACGTCCTGGAGTACCTCCTGGGAAAATACTGTTCCACAACAGATGAGAAAGGAGTCAACGAAGGTCTCCAGCTCGTCAAAGGCGCCATTGCTGAACGGGTCGTCAGGGCCGACCAGGGAGAACTGATCAAGGCGCGGCTGAAGAGATCGGGATCGATGAAGATCATCGACCTGGTGACGGTCACATTCGATGAAAAAGACCAGGGAGGGAAGTACTGGGCACACCTTGCGACCTCGGGTCTTGACAAGGTACACATCGAAGAAGATTTCGTCGAGAAATATGAGCGTGTGCTGACCGGCGGCGTCTGGTCCAACATCGAACTCGTCTATGACGAAAACATCGTGCACGGCAATGTCACCCGTCCCTTCGTCATCGCCAACATGAAACCCATCCAGATCGCCAGCGCCAGAATGGACGAATGGATCGAGGCCCGCCGCCAGTTCACGCGGGAGGAATGGGTGGACATCCTGCTGAGGTCGATAGGATACGAACCAACGCATCCCGACCTTACATGGCGGGTGAAACTGCTCATCCTTCTCAGGCTCATCCCCATGGTCGAGAAAAATTACAACCTCATCGAACTGGGACCCCGTGAAACAGGAAAATCCTTTGTATATCGTGAAATCTCCCCCTATGCCATTCTATTATCCGGAGGCCAGGGCTCGGTGCCTGACCTCTTCGGATGGAAAAACCGGAAAGACAAACCCGGCCTGGTGCTCAAGAACGATCTGGTGGCATTCGACGAAGTGGCAGGATCGCACTTCAAGAACGAGACAAACAAGCAGATGTTCAAGGGCTACATGGAACAGGGTTCATTCTCACGCGGCGACGACAAAGGAACCCTCTCCGCCGAAGCAGGCATCGTCTTCAATGGCAACATCGACGGGGACGTCGAATCGATTGCCAGGACATCGCACCTCTTCTCCCCCCTGCCAGAGACGATCAGGAACGACACGGCGTTCCATGACCGATGGCACGCCTATCTTCCCGGGTGGGAGATGTTGAAACTCAAACCCGACCATTTCACCCAGCACATGGGTTTTGTCGCCGACTATATGGCCGAGATCTTCCACAACGGCCTCCGCCCCCTGAACTATACCGATACCTATGACGAATTCTTCTCATTCGGGAACCATGTCGGCCAGCGCGACAGAAAGGCAGTTGTCCGGACCGTATCCGGCCTCATGAAACTCCTCCACCCGGACGGCACCTGCTCAAAGGAAGAGATGGCTGAGTACGTGAGCACCGGCCTTGAAATGAGGAGGAGAGTCAAAGAACAGTTGAAGCGGATGAACCCGATCGAGTTTTCGCGGGTGAACCTCTCGTATCTGGACAAAGAAACCGGGGAAGAGTATATCGCCGAGTGCTCCGAGATGGGGGTGACAAAACTGATACCCGATGGCCCCCTCGCTCCAGGAGACGTCTTCAGCATCGGGTGGGACCCGACCCTCGGGAGGGTGATGCTCTTTAGAATACAGGTCGCAGCCATCCCTGGATCAGGACGACTCCGGGTGGTCGGGTTGACCTCCAAGGCACTGAAAGAGTCCGTACAGATGGCGTACAACTATCTCAGACTCAACTGTAAGAAACTGGGGCTTGAACAGGATATCGGCAGCTATGATCTGAACATTCAAGTCATGAGCCCGGGACATGCAAAAGAAGCAGAAGACATGGGGGTTGCATTCTATGTGGCCATCCTCTCGGCCATCGTAAACAAACCCCTGGGAGGCGGACTGATCATCCTCGGGGAGATGACGCTCCATGGCATACTTGCCAGAGTCGAGTATCTCGGCGATAGGATGAGAGTCGCCATGGATGCCGGGGCAAAGAGGGTCGTCATCCCGACGATCAATGCCGCCGACTTCGGGAACATACCTCCGGAACTGCTGGATAAAATTCGGGTGGAGTTCTATTCCGATCCGATGCAGGCGGCATTCAAGGCGATCAGCGAAACATAA
- a CDS encoding PglZ domain-containing protein: MTEPPTSFHAWLTSRIRPHLQKHNGWILWCDPRREWLDLLKKTAEADGLELWADPDEHELALRNRFATRPRTSRIVWLPRSEEEITWFRVFEPEADHVWETRLVSALRDYGVQIPGDREEELIPLLPAYVNERFDSPRADWKDFTAGSAKGELVNDRKILDVLAGSTGEFDRLRSESRFEIFARRAREDFGLPDPEQMDEETWRREATAVLLCTEAAEASPHSPPAEKNRIIPPGLPREHALALLRQWEENITYIPSFERAVKKADAITSLGPWAERLATPPASAGSRAVEEAILKKYLDRLTAIGDVEALAKELDSALPTFQEREARFWGSIATDSVGWRHLSSLAGVAHPLVMHAGVEKTWTRAGDAIAWYAGGGWTLDVAGEILFTETPSLPEVLRTVRGSLRRHYLRTIDRIGRTFSDLLEIDQTALAALPTAGERALSILDGNPSRTAYIFLDAFRLDLGHRLAEKINEGEPEQRAEVAIARAPVPSITPIGKPFALPVDSRTLRVDLSPDQKTFSVTAGESGNLAIAEQWRNWFRDAMGVTTFLSIEEIIDGRKMKKATSSSPLLVVEGAEFDTAGHDGNLKLDGAGDSLDRYTTALRKLRDAGYSQIIIVTDHGFFHWQPEPDEIEESKPEGERLWTSRRAVVGRALSHKTALALPVPSSDLNAMVPRSINAFKTYGGLGFFHGGATLQELIIPVVLVHWPQKAKKVNAVLKPVGQITSEMPRVQVEPGAGGQQKLIGADSNLLSRKVLVKIKDLQTGKVIFRHDNAVTIEPAGGAQTIALSRVDASSAPPFGSKLVVVVQDADDEEILAREEVELKVEIDEFW; the protein is encoded by the coding sequence ATGACCGAACCCCCCACCAGTTTCCACGCCTGGCTCACCTCCAGGATCCGCCCCCACCTCCAGAAGCACAACGGCTGGATCCTCTGGTGCGACCCCCGCCGGGAATGGCTCGACCTCCTGAAGAAGACCGCCGAAGCCGACGGCCTGGAACTCTGGGCCGACCCCGACGAGCACGAACTCGCCCTCAGAAACCGCTTCGCAACCCGGCCGAGAACGAGCCGGATCGTCTGGCTTCCCCGCTCCGAGGAGGAGATCACCTGGTTCAGGGTCTTCGAGCCCGAGGCCGACCATGTCTGGGAGACCCGCCTGGTCTCCGCCCTCCGTGACTACGGGGTGCAGATCCCCGGCGACCGGGAGGAAGAACTCATCCCCCTCCTCCCCGCCTACGTCAACGAGCGGTTCGACAGCCCGCGGGCCGACTGGAAAGACTTCACCGCCGGCTCGGCAAAAGGCGAACTCGTCAACGACCGGAAGATCCTGGACGTCCTCGCCGGCAGCACCGGCGAATTCGACCGGCTCAGGTCAGAGAGCAGGTTCGAGATCTTCGCCCGCCGCGCCAGAGAGGACTTCGGCCTCCCCGACCCCGAACAGATGGACGAGGAGACCTGGCGACGGGAGGCGACCGCCGTCCTCCTCTGCACCGAGGCCGCCGAGGCCTCCCCCCACTCACCCCCGGCGGAAAAGAACCGCATCATCCCGCCGGGCCTGCCGCGCGAACACGCCCTCGCCCTGCTCAGGCAGTGGGAGGAGAACATCACCTATATCCCCTCCTTCGAGCGTGCCGTAAAGAAGGCGGACGCCATCACCTCCCTCGGCCCCTGGGCTGAAAGGCTCGCAACGCCCCCTGCATCGGCAGGTTCGCGGGCCGTCGAAGAGGCCATCCTCAAAAAATACCTGGACCGCCTCACCGCGATCGGCGACGTCGAGGCCCTCGCAAAAGAACTTGACAGCGCCCTCCCCACCTTCCAGGAGCGCGAAGCCCGCTTCTGGGGGAGCATTGCCACCGACAGCGTCGGCTGGCGGCACCTCTCCTCACTCGCCGGCGTCGCCCACCCCCTCGTCATGCACGCAGGCGTCGAAAAGACCTGGACCCGCGCCGGCGACGCCATCGCATGGTACGCCGGCGGCGGCTGGACCCTGGACGTGGCCGGAGAAATCCTCTTCACCGAAACCCCCTCCCTCCCCGAGGTGCTCAGGACCGTCAGGGGATCGCTCAGGCGCCACTACCTCAGAACCATCGACCGCATCGGCAGAACGTTCTCAGACCTCCTCGAAATCGACCAGACCGCCCTTGCAGCCCTCCCGACAGCAGGAGAACGTGCCCTCTCCATCCTGGACGGCAACCCCTCCAGAACAGCCTACATCTTCCTCGACGCCTTCCGCCTCGATCTCGGCCACCGGCTCGCCGAAAAGATCAACGAAGGCGAACCCGAACAACGGGCAGAGGTCGCAATCGCACGGGCGCCGGTGCCCAGCATCACCCCCATCGGAAAACCCTTCGCCCTCCCGGTCGACTCCCGCACGCTCCGCGTGGACCTCTCTCCAGACCAGAAAACCTTCTCTGTCACCGCAGGAGAATCAGGCAACCTCGCCATTGCCGAACAATGGCGGAACTGGTTCAGGGACGCCATGGGCGTCACCACATTCCTCTCCATCGAAGAGATCATCGACGGCAGGAAGATGAAGAAGGCAACCTCCTCATCGCCGCTTCTTGTCGTCGAAGGCGCAGAGTTCGACACCGCCGGCCATGACGGAAACCTCAAACTGGACGGCGCCGGGGACAGCCTCGACCGCTACACAACCGCCCTTCGAAAACTCAGGGATGCCGGCTACTCACAGATCATCATCGTCACCGACCACGGATTCTTCCACTGGCAACCCGAACCCGACGAGATCGAAGAGAGCAAACCAGAAGGAGAACGCCTCTGGACATCACGCCGCGCCGTGGTGGGCCGGGCCCTCTCCCATAAGACCGCCCTCGCCCTCCCTGTCCCCTCCTCCGACCTGAACGCCATGGTCCCGAGAAGCATCAACGCCTTCAAGACATACGGGGGCCTCGGCTTCTTCCACGGCGGAGCAACCCTGCAGGAACTCATCATCCCCGTCGTCCTGGTCCACTGGCCCCAGAAGGCAAAGAAGGTGAACGCCGTCCTCAAACCGGTCGGACAGATCACAAGCGAAATGCCGAGGGTACAGGTCGAGCCAGGGGCAGGAGGCCAGCAGAAACTCATCGGCGCCGACTCCAATCTGCTATCGCGGAAAGTGCTGGTGAAAATCAAAGACCTCCAAACCGGAAAGGTTATTTTCCGCCATGATAACGCTGTGACCATCGAACCCGCCGGCGGGGCCCAGACAATCGCGCTCTCTCGGGTAGATGCCTCATCTGCACCCCCCTTTGGATCGAAACTCGTTGTGGTCGTACAGGATGCGGACGACGAAGAAATACTGGCCAGAGAAGAGGTTGAACTCAAGGTGGAAATAGATGAATTCTGGTGA
- the dgt gene encoding dGTP triphosphohydrolase: MAKLHPLAIRNDSECVKRKFTEPKKEFPTLHSQDERSPFQHDKDRILYCKSFRRLMHKTQVCFTGTMNEHIRTRLTHTLEVTQIARTIARQVGVNEDLTEAIALGHDVGHTPFGHIGEYVIHELLTGQDERKVLNKFNIDPEKVGIGFKHNYQSVRVLMDVENGYCSFSGLNISYPVLEGILKHSKLCFKEEPDFIQYETITNLPELHFEQPFSASIEGQIISLSDEIAQVCHDIEDAIEGDYNSKKLILELIGELIDQGLLKGIEDQPFIKKSDHCKPWIDTHYFKEFTSWIISLIVIESVETIKQNMENYLKRKAKLPYPEPEYYPITEDLASETILEKNILFARLKDLQERFIINNYKIHRENGKAKFILRQIIKAYLTNPKQLPDSVLKKYTAVCEVPEVKKYLKNLDLHHETIRYLNDREFEECRHKIISDPKFLRVLSDYIASMTDLYAFTEYKKLYLEEDTGA; the protein is encoded by the coding sequence ATGGCAAAACTCCACCCCCTTGCCATCCGGAACGACTCTGAGTGCGTGAAACGGAAGTTCACAGAACCGAAAAAAGAGTTTCCTACACTCCATTCTCAGGATGAGCGGAGCCCGTTCCAGCATGATAAAGACAGGATCCTCTATTGCAAGTCCTTCAGAAGACTGATGCACAAGACGCAGGTCTGCTTCACCGGAACGATGAATGAGCACATCAGAACACGGCTGACACACACCCTTGAGGTAACGCAGATCGCCCGGACAATCGCACGTCAGGTCGGTGTGAACGAAGACCTCACCGAGGCGATTGCACTGGGGCACGATGTCGGCCATACCCCCTTCGGCCATATTGGCGAATATGTTATCCATGAACTTTTAACAGGGCAGGACGAGCGCAAAGTCCTGAACAAATTCAACATAGATCCCGAAAAGGTTGGCATCGGGTTCAAGCACAACTACCAGAGCGTCAGAGTGCTGATGGATGTTGAAAACGGATATTGCTCATTTTCTGGATTGAACATCAGTTATCCCGTCCTTGAGGGCATCTTAAAACATTCAAAATTGTGCTTTAAGGAAGAACCAGATTTTATCCAGTATGAAACGATTACCAACCTGCCGGAACTGCACTTCGAGCAACCATTCTCCGCTTCGATAGAGGGGCAGATTATCAGTCTGTCCGATGAAATTGCGCAGGTCTGCCATGACATCGAGGACGCGATTGAAGGAGACTATAATAGCAAAAAACTGATTCTGGAACTCATCGGTGAGTTAATTGATCAAGGTCTCTTGAAAGGAATTGAAGACCAACCCTTCATCAAAAAATCAGACCATTGCAAACCCTGGATTGACACGCACTATTTCAAAGAATTTACCAGCTGGATTATTAGTCTTATCGTTATTGAGTCCGTCGAAACAATAAAACAAAACATGGAGAATTATTTAAAAAGGAAAGCGAAACTCCCATATCCAGAACCAGAATATTATCCGATCACAGAAGATCTCGCCAGTGAAACAATTCTTGAAAAGAATATTTTATTCGCACGGCTCAAAGATCTGCAGGAACGGTTTATCATTAACAACTACAAAATTCACCGTGAAAATGGGAAAGCCAAGTTTATCCTGCGCCAGATCATCAAGGCATATCTGACCAACCCGAAACAGCTGCCCGACAGCGTCTTGAAGAAGTACACGGCGGTCTGTGAAGTCCCGGAGGTAAAAAAATATCTGAAAAACCTGGACCTCCACCATGAAACGATCAGATATCTCAATGACCGGGAATTCGAAGAATGCCGGCATAAAATAATATCAGACCCGAAATTCTTGCGTGTATTAAGCGACTATATCGCATCGATGACCGATCTCTATGCCTTCACCGAGTACAAGAAACTGTACCTTGAAGAGGATACAGGTGCTTAA
- a CDS encoding TATA-box-binding protein, with the protein MKIVNIVCSGDLRQPVPFQRLPELGPETYRYDPEIYHGAYILLSTGKATVYRSGKYIIYGLKSLDDVDHSYQKFLALLSPIIDPTHVSPPRVQNIVGMDDIGMKVPLTHLVVALQMEHVEYEPEQFPGVIYRGEKGTALIFSSGKVVLAGFKDLDSMEVFASRLRETIRAIA; encoded by the coding sequence ATGAAGATCGTCAATATCGTCTGTTCAGGCGACCTCCGCCAGCCTGTCCCCTTCCAGAGGTTGCCAGAACTCGGGCCGGAGACCTACAGGTACGATCCTGAGATCTACCACGGTGCCTACATCCTCCTCTCCACCGGCAAGGCTACGGTCTACCGGAGTGGGAAATATATCATCTACGGCCTGAAGTCCCTTGATGATGTCGATCATTCCTATCAGAAGTTCCTCGCCCTCCTCTCCCCAATCATCGACCCCACCCACGTCTCGCCGCCTCGGGTTCAGAACATCGTCGGCATGGACGATATAGGGATGAAGGTTCCCCTGACCCACCTCGTCGTCGCCCTCCAGATGGAGCACGTGGAGTACGAGCCAGAGCAGTTCCCGGGCGTGATCTATCGTGGGGAGAAGGGGACCGCCCTGATTTTCTCTTCGGGGAAGGTGGTCCTTGCCGGGTTCAAAGATCTGGATTCGATGGAGGTGTTCGCGTCCAGACTGAGGGAGACTATCAGGGCGATCGCATAG
- a CDS encoding DUF5655 domain-containing protein yields the protein MGDIRIFRIDGPQAEELKGTSVALEKSLQTYMEQNLEPLLGVTFLASEYVTGKTHGGRIDTLGIDENGFPVIIEYKRALNENVINQGLYYLDWLLDHKAEFELLYLKKIGTRADEIIDWSGPRLLCIAGDFTKYDIYAVQQINRNVELIRYRQFDRSLLLLDLVNVTSQNGDTAAPAPSSPGKKSAAKTFSESLAFSDTDLHDRYEALKAFCLALGDDVQVKVTKLYAAFRRIKNFTSVEIRPQSGLMLLYLRLDPDTVALEEGFTRDVRKIGHWGTGDLEIVIRSDDDLERARPLILRSYEEN from the coding sequence ATGGGCGACATCCGCATCTTCCGCATCGATGGCCCGCAGGCAGAAGAACTCAAAGGAACCTCCGTCGCCCTGGAAAAATCCCTCCAGACCTACATGGAGCAGAACCTCGAACCCCTCCTGGGCGTCACCTTCCTGGCCAGCGAATACGTCACCGGCAAAACCCACGGCGGCCGGATCGACACACTCGGCATCGACGAGAACGGTTTCCCGGTCATCATCGAATACAAGCGGGCGCTCAACGAGAACGTCATCAACCAGGGGCTCTACTACCTCGACTGGCTCCTCGACCACAAGGCCGAGTTCGAACTCCTCTACCTCAAAAAAATTGGCACGAGGGCCGACGAGATTATCGACTGGTCTGGGCCAAGGCTCCTCTGCATCGCTGGCGACTTCACGAAATATGACATCTACGCCGTCCAGCAGATCAACCGGAACGTAGAGTTGATCCGCTACCGACAGTTCGACCGTTCCCTCCTCCTTCTCGACCTGGTGAACGTAACGTCCCAAAACGGCGACACCGCCGCCCCTGCACCCTCCTCTCCCGGCAAAAAATCGGCGGCGAAGACCTTCAGCGAATCGCTTGCCTTCTCAGACACCGATCTGCACGACCGCTACGAAGCCCTCAAGGCGTTCTGCCTCGCCCTTGGCGACGACGTCCAGGTGAAGGTCACCAAACTGTATGCGGCCTTTCGGCGGATCAAAAACTTCACCAGTGTCGAGATACGCCCACAGTCCGGCCTCATGCTCCTCTACCTCCGCCTCGACCCCGACACGGTTGCCCTCGAAGAAGGATTCACCCGCGACGTGAGGAAGATCGGTCACTGGGGAACCGGCGACCTGGAGATTGTGATCCGGTCTGATGACGACCTGGAGAGGGCCAGGCCCCTCATCTTGCGGAGTTATGAGGAAAACTGA